One Arachis hypogaea cultivar Tifrunner chromosome 2, arahy.Tifrunner.gnm2.J5K5, whole genome shotgun sequence genomic window, TACTAAAAGAACACTAAGCCTGGCGAGGAAGTCcgtcccgccccgccaaagccgcggtttaagcggtgtaTGGGTTAGGCAGGCCTTTACTATTTGCCGGTCCCAATTTTTCAGCCCGGCCCGTCTTTTTTGGCAGGTTACACGGGCCGATCCGGCGGGTTTagacccgtttgccacccctaattcTTATGTAGTAAACACAGTAAGTTAATTTCTAACCCTACTTACATAAAAGTATTTTATTGTATTCATACATATGTAAAattttacttcttaatttctatGCCTACAATGTTAATTTCTATGATAATCTATAGCCATAagactcatttttattttttcaagctAAAAATTTTTacactcttttttttaaaataaaaatcaattgaaaaaaaaatggttTCCTACAAGCTGGTTGAGCTGATTGACCATAAGTCCATaagatgatgatttttttttgtacttGTTTCCTTCTCTTTTTGGTTATGCTTCCTTTCCTCTTTCGTTTTGGTCATGGTctgagtttattttatttaaccaACCTTACAATAATTAAAGAATACTGGGCCAGTCAACATGGTCTACAATTCTAATTACGGTTCCTTTCCAAGCAAAACCTCTTAGCTTAGGGCTCCTTTGACTGATCCCAAAAATCAGGGTGCTTTCTAAagtccacaaaaaaaaaaaccacaaaacacaGAAAAGAAATTAGGGTTCCTTTCTGATCAAGGTATAAATAACGAAATTCCAAAACCCGCCCCAAGTAGGGTTTTCGCTTTCCGAAGTGTGTTCGACTAATCCCTTATACTCTCACAGCATAGAACCCTAAGCGGCACAACACCCTTTCTGCTTCAACAAGTTCGTCTccgttttcttctttcttcgaTCTGCATCTCTTTTCTCTTTCAATCTTTACACTTAGCTAACTATCTTTTCTGTGTTCAATTTTCGTTTGCAGGAATGGCTGACGTAGTCCAAGAGGTTAGCGTtgttccagatcctactcagatcGATGTCAAGCTCTTCAACCGTTGGAGCTTCGATGACGTTCAGGTACTTCTTCTCTCCCCTTCTTCCTTTAATTAAGAATGAAAAACACCAATTGTTTTTCTCACTCTGCGAATTGATGTTTCGTGAGCTAAAATAACAACGAGTTTTAAGTTCAGCGTAGATACTTTTATGGAGCACTCTGTTTCAACtattaatgaaataaaaaaagttttaataTAATGCATTTCATTTTATCTATTAAGAGAAAGCTAATTGTGAGTTAAATTAACTAAACCGTGGACCGAAACTGTTAGATCACTAGTTTGTAGCTCAATTGGTAGTTAAAGTGGCTATTTATCCGTGCTTTAACTTGGTTTATCAATTAGAATATTGACAATACATTTTTATATTCGAAGTCAATCTCGAATGTGAATGTGTTATTGGTTATATTGAAATTCTTCGTTGTTTTCTGTTGTTAGGTTACTGATATTTCTCTGGCTGATTATATTGGAGTGGTCCCATCCAAGCATGCAACCTATGTTCCTCACACTGCTGGTAGGTACTCAGTCAAGAGGTTCAGGAAAGCCCAGTGCCCAATTGTTGAGAGGCTTACCAACTCTCTCATGATGCACGGGAGGAACAACGGAAAGAAACTAATGGCTGTGAGGATTATCAAGCATGCTATGGAAATTATTCATTTGCTCACTGACCAGAATCCAATTCAGGTTATCGTTGATGCCGTTATCAACAGGTATGTAGGTGCTGGTGCATGGAATAGGTTTTTCTATTATTGTTACATGTTTGTGGGTTTAAATGGATGCATAGTTAAAAATGATAATATACATAAACGTCAATTTTGATATTGATAAACTTCATGTTGTCTTTGTATTATGTTGGACTTTGGAGAATAGAATGATGAATATGTGTTTCCCTATTGGTTTGATTGCCTGAATGATGGCATTTTGTATTAGCTCTATCTGACTATTCTCCTTGTCTACACCATGCGTTATTGTTTCTTATTGGGAATTGTCAATCAAATGTATCCAATCTTATAAAGCAATTAGTAATTACTTGATTAGGTACTGAATAAAGTCACATTTGCATTGTAAAGAATAGAAATATATGTGCaccatataaatatataatagccaCTATCTGtgcattaaaatgtaatgaaaagGAAATATGACTTCCTTGCTTAGCCATCtagtttttatatttatgtaataTATTGATTTGGTTATCTTGGTCTCAACgtgtcttaatttatttttacgaagTGGTTTACTATAAAAAGCTTGAGAATGAAGTGATGATTAGTTGTTTCCCTATTGATTTGATTGCCTGGATGATGGCATCTATGTATTAGCTCTATCTGATCATTCTTCTTTTTAATCTAAATTAGAGTTTGTTGTCTTGTGATGTTATCTACATAATTCAGTATTTTGCAATATGCATTTTACTCTTGTAAGTGGCTGTAGGTAGAAAATGTTAGTACTGATTTTCTGTCATACACCAAATTTCCGATTTATCTAAATGCATATATTTCAATAGTGGTCCCCGTGAGGATGCAACTCGAATTGGTTCTGCTGGAGTTGTGAGGCGACAGGCTGTGGACATTTCACCGCTTCGTCGTGTTAATCAGGCCATCTATCTTCTAACAACAGGCGCTCGGGAAGCTGCTTTTAGAAATATCAAGACAATTGCTGAATGTTTGGCAGATGAGCTCATTAACGCAGCAAAAGGTTCATCCAACAGGTATACATGGCTTTGAACATTTTCTCCAATTTATATTGCTGTGGGTTTGCTGAGAATTATTTGCTCCATTTCAGCTATGCTATCAAGAAAAAGGATGAAATCGAGAGAGTTGCTAAGGCAAATCGTTAAACAGCTAGGGGAAGCAGTCTTGGTGACCAGAGATTTtgttattatgtattttatttcacCATAGCTAAGTTAAAGATGTTGTGGTACTTTTGCTGGCTTATAGTATACTGAGCTGTTCGCTTGGCTGGTTCATATGTTATGAAAGATTTTGTTGCTTGGACGTAAATTTGTCATCCAAAACCGTGAGTTTTTTAGCGATAAGGTTTACAATCACTATGTTGATTTCAACGATTCTGTGAAGTTGTTTTCGTCCACAAATGGTTGGTTTGCCACAATTTAAAAGTGACCCATAATCATCACATAATTGGCTGAATCCAGAATTAGAGATATTaacaaatgggataaataattctGTTTTTATTTATTGGTTTACATAAAACAATCTATTTACGGGATGTGGTACTGAATTAAAGATCTGAAATTTTACCCTAAAATGAAACGTTAAATGCTATGTATGAATTATCAAATATTACAAGGAATATTAATCATTTTTTGGTTACTACGTAGTTGGATGTACTTAACTACTAGTTGTGTGGAAGTAATAATGTTCAGTCGAGAATCTAATTAATATTAAGAatgtttttagatttatttttccaaAATCATTCGCCACTTCCTTGTGAAGTTACATCGAATTACAACTTTGCCACTGAGACCAAATGCTGTTGCTCACAGCTCACTTCGCAGTATTCACAAACTTACAATATTCTACTACTCTTCCAAGCGCTCACTCCGCAAATCCATTGCTGAAGAACAAAACTTGCATCTTGCAACTTTTCTTCGTTACTCTCTCTCTCTGAATTCCGAATAAGAAATGGTACTACTCACCCGTCTGAGATCCGCTTTAcgtcttcttcctcgttcttccGCGACCTACGCAACCTCTGCCGCTTCTACCTCCAACCTCTCACCGGCGAAGAGGAATCAAAGCGCCAACGTTTATGTCCCGCAGGATTTGTACCGTCGGATCTTCATTGTGACCGATCCAACTCTCCCGGTTGTTACGATTCTCGAGCAGTGGGTTCAGGATGGCCGAACTCTTAGCTACAATGAACTGCTATTCGTTATCAAGCAACTTAGGTCACGCAAA contains:
- the LOC112756739 gene encoding small ribosomal subunit protein uS7, whose amino-acid sequence is MADVVQEVSVVPDPTQIDVKLFNRWSFDDVQVTDISLADYIGVVPSKHATYVPHTAGRYSVKRFRKAQCPIVERLTNSLMMHGRNNGKKLMAVRIIKHAMEIIHLLTDQNPIQVIVDAVINSGPREDATRIGSAGVVRRQAVDISPLRRVNQAIYLLTTGAREAAFRNIKTIAECLADELINAAKGSSNSYAIKKKDEIERVAKANR